The proteins below are encoded in one region of Syngnathus acus chromosome 2, fSynAcu1.2, whole genome shotgun sequence:
- the lamb2l gene encoding laminin subunit beta-2, whose amino-acid sequence MVLMTIMALYLMIFMLASCVSGQDLPSSPHGCTDGSCYPATGNLLIGRAVNLSATSTCGLDGPEHYCIVSHLQESDKCFECNSRHPYDPNRHRNSHRIENVIYLMDSNGDNTWWQSANGEEIVSIRLNLEAEFHFTHLIMKFKTFRPAAMIIERSADFGRTWRPYRYFASNCTRTFPGISSNGLHHINDVICEERYSDIEPSTNGEVIYKVLDPAIHVKDPYSLDIQELLRITNLRINFTKLNTLGDDLLDRRSDVLQKYYYAIYELVVRGSCFCYGHASECAPVPGVDIRANGMIHGRCVCKHNTEGLNCERCQDFYHDLPWRPAEAENPHTCRECNCNGHSNQCHFDIAVYLATSNISGGVCDVCLHNTMGRNCEMCKPFYYQDPNRDIRDPQVCVACDCDPVGSMEGGVCDSHTDPDMGMITGQCRCKDNVKGLRCDDCKEGYFGLSQNDPLGCQPCNCDPRGIIMMGAPCDQISGDCSCKRYVTGRYCNECLPEYWGLSNDLAGCRQCDCDFGGAINNRCMMENGQCDCRSHLIGRQCSEVEPGFFCAPLDFYKYEAEGATGHSPIDAALPGKVRPQAETDCVQHLNNQLRRHRRHRRIANPQQHRAALRRIRQLQQTPDVRTVYRELTLSHTVTWTGPGFARVKDSAGLVFHIDNIPYAMEYNIMIRYEPESTEDWEAIVSITSVNLPSSVRCGNLLPTEQLYTVTLPHRSRYIQMPRPFCFEPNNRYVVAIRFQRHGVTHRHLTAFILIDSLVLIPDYTELPGFQGNEIEGEVRREEMIHYMCLDSFMITPTPTLADVCSKLICSISAIVHDGALPCQCDLQGSLSSECDRVGGQCRCKPNVMGRRCDQCTPGTYGFGVNGCTACDCHSEGSLSHQCDPVTGQCQCREGASGRRCSDCQPGQWSFPSCTPCQCNSHADSCDSQTGECKECRDYTAGHHCEQCQDGYFGNALLGSGDHCRPCSCPGNPGSDHFNGHSCQADHSSNLIMCNCRQGYAGPRCDRCAPGFYGNPEQTGGQCLPCECSGNIDTQDPESCDSRTGQCLKCLYHTDGPACAQCQQGYYGTALAHDCRRCTCATAGTVQSTCSDGHCDCDRQTGACLCKANITGHNCDQCTPDHWNYGQDQGCEPCNCNLQHSMETECNMFSGQCHCHPGFGGKQCTECEQLHWGDPRIQCQECNCHPQGSEVVQCDRTSGECQCKEGATGKHCDECARGFTGVFPECVQCHACFQLWDDVVCQLKRDLDYIRNTADKILKSGVTPGIGDARIRELEEKLKQVQDLIGNNDSEKIHQLLGQSIDDLRAEIALTDGRLMGVVRELNTTAEDDDALRQTLTDMEGQLMDINATVAAKRQQIDDYLISGFEDQFKRVKKYYQESSEAEYKCNASVSGPLSPVEQSKKTRSNTEDLMNANEEKFLRAMAAQNQSMEELQQKAHELDHKTRHLSNKVCGGPGTASINGSCEDNPCGGAGCRDDEGSHICGGDRCNGTVSASVSALSLAKNATTDLEAANEELHNMAKKLQDIASLSQDVKNQAMNTLARAQKNKDHFEKSNRELKELIKKIKDFLTEDGANPESIEKVAMQVLSIQLPVNKTTVDTIIMQIKTSLSNLTNIDSILGNTSQHISQAKQLLEKAKDAKSRAEVVKDAANATKTALDLSEKAIEKARSALKETLNNLNGTKNATSEVVDRLTQLEAKQMEIMMRLNNLSTDIEALRNKTEHNRDMAKDAKALADNATLQAGSLLESLNDTNLRYNELREKVDSLGSGSQGLDAINRKAEELKKEAEKLLNKANKSMEQLKQLEKKFKSNEQRMQEQRTELDELKENATLVRDVIRNQVQNYGSCS is encoded by the exons ATGGTGCTGATGACCATCATGGCTTTGTATCTGATGATCTTCATGCTAG CCTCATGTGTGTCTGGACAAGACCTGCCATCAAGCCCACATGGCTGCACGGACGGGAGTTGCTACCCTGCCACGGGAAACCTCTTGATTGGGCGTGCTGTGAACCTGAGTGCCACCTCCACTTGTGGGCTGGACGGTCCAGAGCATTACTGCATTGTCAGCCATCTCCAG GAGTCGGACAAATGTTTCGAGTGTAACTCCCGGCATCCGTATGACCCGAACCGACACAGAAACAGCCACCGCATCGAGAACGTGATTTACCTCATGGACAGCAACGGTGACAACACGTGGTGGCAGTCTGCTAAcg GAGAGGAAATTGTCAGCATTCGACTTAACCTGGAGGCCGAATTCCACTTCACGCATTTAATTATGAAGTTCAAG ACCTTCCGTCCCGCAGCTATGATCATTGAGCGTTCTGCTGATTTCGGTCGAACGTGGCGTCCCTACCGCTACTTTGCCTCCAACTGCACCAGGACCTTTCCTGGTATCTCCTCAAATGGCCTGCACCACATTAACGACGTCATCTGCGAAGAACGCTACTCTGACATTGAGCCCTCCACCAATGGGGAG GTCATTTATAAAGTGTTGGATCCTGCCATTCATGTGAAAGACCCCTACAGCTTGGACATTCAAG AGCTCCTGCGAATCACCAACCTGCGCATTAACTTCACAAAGTTGAACACTCTGGGGGACGACCTTTTAGACCGACGTTCTGACGTCCTTCAAAAATATTACTACGCTATCTACGAGCTGGTTGTCAGAGGGAGCTGCTTCTGTTACGGACACGCCTCGGAGTGCGCCCCAGTGCCAGGGGTTGATATCCGAGCCAACGGAATG ATCCACGGTCGGTGTGtttgcaaacacaacacaGAGGGGCTCAACTGTGAACGTTGCCAAGATTTCTACCACGATCTGCCATGGAGGCCGGCTGAGGCCGAAAACCCGCATACCTGTAGAG AGTGTAACTGCAATGGCCACTCAAACCAGTGTCACTTTGACATAGCTGTATATTTGGCCACGAGCAACATCAGCGGAGGGGTATGTGATGTCTGTTTGCACAACACCATGGGACGCAACTGTGAGATGTGCAAACCTTTCTACTATCAAGACCCAAATAGAGATATTAGAGACCCCCAGGTTTGTGTTG CCTGTGACTGTGATCCGGTGGGATCAATGGAGGGAGGCGTTTGCGACAGTCACACCGACCCAGACATGGGCATGATCACTGGACAGTGCCGCTGCAAAGACAACGTCAAAGGCTTGCGCTGTGACGACTGCAAGGAGGGCTATTTTGGACTCAGCCAAAACGACCCTCTGGGTTGCCAAC CTTGCAACTGTGATCCTCGTGGCATCATTATGATGGGAGCCCCATGCGATCAGATCAGCGGCGACTGCTCTTGTAAAAGATATGTCACTGGTCGCTACTGCAACGAGTGTTTG CCTGAATACTGGGGTCTCAGTAATGACCTGGCTGGTTGCAGACAATGTGATTGTGACTTTGGTGGAGCCATCAACAACAG atGTATGATGGAGAATGGACAGTGCGACTGCAGGAGCCATCTGATTGGTCGACAGTGCTCTGAGGTGGAGCCTGGCTTTTTCTGCGCGCCGTTGGACTTCTACAAATATGAGGCCGAAGGGGCTACTGGACATTCGCCTATTGACGCTGCGTTACct GGCAAAGTTCGACCTCAGGCAGAGACAGACTGCGTTCAGCACCTCAACAACCAGCTGAGAAGACACAGGCGTCACCGCCGTATCGCCAACCCGCAGCAACACCGCGCAGCACTGAGGCGGATCCGACAGCTTCAGCAGACA CCGGATGTGAGGACCGTTTACAGAGAGCTCACCCTAAGTCACACAGTGACTTGGACCGGGCCTGGTTTTGCTCGGGTCAAAGATAGTGCTGGCCTGGTGTTTCATATAGACAACATTCCCTACGCCATGGAGTACAACATCATGATCCGTTATGAACCTGAG TCCACAGAGGACTGGGAGGCCATTGTCAGTATAACATCTGTGAACCTGCCTTCCAGTGTCCGCTGTGGAAACCTTCTACCAACCGAGCAGCTCTACACAGTCACTTTGCCACATCGCAGCAG ATACATCCAGATGCCAAGGCCGTTCTGTTTTGAGCCAAATAATCGTTATGTGGTTGCCATCCGCTTCCAGCGCCACGGAGTGACCCACAGACATCTCACGGCCTTCATTCTTATTGATTCG TTGGTTCTGATCCCTGATTATACCGAGCTTCCTGGTTTCCAAGGCAATGAGATTGAGGGAGAGGTGCGACGTGAGGAGATGATTCACTACATGTGTCTGGATTCCTTTATGATAACGCCAACGCCCACCTTGGCCGACGTGTGCTCCAAGCTCATCTGCAGTATTTCGGCTATCGTTCATGATGGAGCACTGC CCTGTCAGTGTGATCTTCAAGGGTCCCTCTCGAGTGAATGTGATAGGGTCGGAGGACAGTGCCGCTGTAAGCCCAACGTGATGGGTCGACGATGTGACCAGTGTACACCGGGAACCTATGGCTTTGGAGTCAATGGTTGTACTG cttgTGACTGTCATTCAGAGGGTTCTCTGAGCCACCAATGTGACCCCGTTACCGGCCAGTGCCAGTGCCGGGAGGGAGCATCTGGCCGCCGGTGCTCTGATTGCCAACCCGGCCAGTGGAGCTTCCCGAGCTGCACGCCCTGTCAGTGTAACAGCCATGCAGACAGTTGCGATTCCCAAACTGGCGAGTGTAAAGAATGCCGAGACTACACAGCCGGTCATCACTGTGAACA GTGTCAGGATGGATACTTTGGAAACGCATTGCTCGGCTCAGGGGACCACTGTCGCCCCTGCTCTTGCCCGGGTAATCCCGGTTCGGATCACTTTAACGGCCACTCCTGCCAAGCTGACCACTCTTCGAACCTCATTATGTGTAACTGCAGACAAGGCTATGCTG GGCCTCGGTGTGACCGGTGCGCCCCCGGTTTCTACGGCAACCCAGAGCAAACTGGCGGCCAGTGCCTTCCATGCGAGTGCAGCGGCAACATTGACACTCAGGACCCGGAGTCATGTGACTCTAGGACAGGTCAATGCCTCAAGTGCCTGTACCACACAGATGGTCCAGCTTGTGCCCAATGTCAACAGGGTTACTATGGCACTGCTTTGGCCCATGACTGTAGAC GCTGTACCTGCGCGACTGCTGGTACGGTCCAGTCGACTTGCAGCGACGGACACTGTGACTGCGATCGTCAGACAGGCGCTTGCTTATGCAAGGCAAACATCACCGGCCATAACTGTGACCAATGCACTCCTGACCACTGGAACTACGGTCAGGACCAAGGCTGTGAGCCCTGTAACTGTAACCTGCAACATTCCATGGAAACTGAATGCAATATG TTCAGTGGTCAGTGCCACTGTCACCCGGGCTTCGGAGGGAAACAGTGCACAGAGTGTGAGCAGCTCCACTGGGGAGACCCACGGATACAGTGTCAAG AGTGTAACTGCCATCCTCAGGGCTCGGAAGTAGTACAGTGTGACCGGACCAGCGGAGAATGCCAGTGCAAGGAGGGCGCAACCGGGAAACACTGCGACGAATGTGCCCGCGGCTTCACCGGCGTTTTCCCCGAGTGCGTGCAGTGTCATGCCTGTTTCCAGTTGTGGGATGACGTGGTGTGTCAGCTCAAGCGTGACCTAGATTACATCCGGAACACTGCTGACAAGATCCTGAAGAGTGGTGTCACACCTGGAATCGGCGACGCTCGAATCAGAGAGCTGGAGGAGAAGCTGAAGCAGGTTCAGGATCTGATTGGCAATAATGACAGCGAAAAAATCCACCAACTGCTTGGACAAAGCATCGATGACCTAAG GGCGGAGATCGCGTTGACCGACGGGCGTCTTATGGGTGTCGTTCGAGagctcaacacaacagcaGAGGACGACGATGCACTGAGACAGACGCTGACCGACATGGAGGGACAATTGATGGACATTAACGCCACGGTTGCTGCGAAACGGCAGCAGATAGACGACTACCTCATCTCAGGATTTGAAG ATCAGTTCAAAAGAGTGAAGAAATACTATCAGGAATCATCAGAGGCGGAGTACAAATGCAACGCGTCAGTGTCTGGTCCCCTTAGTCCAGTGGAACAGTCCAAAAAAACTCGCTCCAACACTGAAGATCTGATGAATGCTAATGAAGAAAAGTTCCTCCGTGCCATGGCAGCCCAGAATCAATCTATGGAGGAACTGCAGCAGAAAGCCCATGAGCTGGACCACAAGACCCGCCACCTCAGTAACAAG GTGTGTGGGGGCCCCGGCACTGCTAGCATCAACGGCAGCTGCGAAGACAACCCATGCGGTGGTGCTGGTTGCCGTGACGATGAGGGCAGCCATATATGTGGAGGGGACAGATGCAATGGGACGGTGAGCGCTTCCGTATCTGCGCTAAGTCTCGCCAAGAATGCCACCACCGATCTGGAAGCTGCTAATGAGGAGCTGCATAACATGGCCAAGAAG CTTCAGGATATCGCGTCTTTGAGCCAGGATGTGAAGAATCAAGCCATGAACACCCTGGCGAGAGCCCAGAAgaacaaagaccactttgaAAAATCAAATAGGGAGCTCAAAGAGCTTATCAAGAAGATAAAAGATTTCCTCACTG AGGATGGAGCAAATCCAGAGAGCATCGAGAAGGTGGCCATGCAGGTCTTGTCCATTCAGCTGCCAGTCAACAAGACCACAGTGGACACAATAATCATGCAAATCAAGACCAGCCTTTCTAACCTGACCAACATCGATAGCATCCTCGGCAATACCTCCCAGCACATCAGTCAAGCCAAGCAGCTTTTGGAAAAAGCTAAAGATGCCAA GAGTAGAGCTGAGGTAGTGAAAGATGCAGCCAATGCTACAAAGACAGCCTTGGATCTGTCTGAGAAAGCCATCGAAAAAGCAAGAAGCGCCCTGAAAGAGACTTTGAACAACCTGAATGGCACCAAAAACGCCACTTCTGAG GTGGTTGACAGATTAACACAATTGGAAGCCAAGCAAATGGAGATCATGATGCGTCTAAACAACCTCTCCACAGACATCGAAGCACTGAGAAACAAAACTGAGCACAACAGGGACATGGCGAAGGATGCCAAAGCTTTGGCCGACAACGCCACGCTCCAAGCGGGGTCGCTTCTGGAG AGCCTCAACGACACAAATCTGCGCTACAATGAGCTGCGGGAGAAGGTTGACTCTCTCGGCAGCGGCTCTCAAGGATTGGACGCCATCAACCGGAAGGCTGAGGAGCTCAAGAAAGAGGCAGAAAAGCTTCTCAATAAAGCTAACAAGAGCATGGAGCAGCTCAAGC AGCTGGAGAAGAAGTTCAAGAGCAACGAGCAGCGGATGCAAGAGCAGCGGACGGAGCTTGACGAGCTGAAGGAAAACGCCACTTTGGTGCGGGACGTCATCCGGAACCAAGTGCAGAACTACGGCAGCTGCTCGTGA
- the si:dkey-20d21.12 gene encoding uncharacterized protein si:dkey-20d21.12, translating into MLEPDRIGEMSRTSSQTTLQTYRVNDKDLTEIELHSVDSINDLHRTHPEHNHKGTKPPRPAYTPSVNGTLQAHHMRCVSAGPGWQDSLTPSSWRAYAIACVVITLLLLILALIFYFLVQQGNAVQRLTEALKEKEAAATQLSVLIQQLQVLTLNLTATRGRT; encoded by the exons ATGCTGGAGCCAGATAG GATAGGTGAAATGTCAAGGACTTCTTCACAAACGACTCTGCAGACCTACAGGGTCAACGACAAAGACCTCACTGAGATTGAACTCCATTCTGTGGACTCCATCAATGACCTTCATCGGACTCATCCGGAACACAACCACAAAG GAACGAAGCCGCCCCGTCCCGCTTACACGCCTTCCGTGAATGGGACGCTGCAAGCACACCACATGAGATGTGTCAGCGCAGGACCAGGATGGCAGGACTCGTTGACTCCAAGCTCGTGGCGAGCCTACGCTATAGCTTGTGTTGTCATCACACTGCTTCTGCTCATACTTGCACTCATTTTCTACTTCCTGG TACAACAAGGCAACGCAGTACAGAGGCTGACTGAAGCCTTGAAGGAGAAAGAAGCTGCAGCCACACAACTATCCGTGCTGATCCAACAACTACAAGTGCTCACACTCAACCTGACAGCCACAAGGGGGCGGACATGA